The Vibrio rhizosphaerae genome contains the following window.
CCCCGTTCCCAGCCGGACATTAGCACTGGTTTATCGACCCGGTTCACCACTCAGACAGCGGTTTGAAACATTGGCGGCTTTAATTCGTCAGCGGCTCAATGAACTGACTTAAAAGCGAAGTTTCCACTCAACATGAAACAGCAAAAAGAAAAAGCGGAGTGAACTCCGCTTTTTTAGGTTGATTTTCTGGAGAAGGCCACTGAGTCATTGAAACAAAAGTGTCATTGAAACAAAAGTGGCACTCTCGCACATGATTAAAACAGTTCTTCACCGCCATTGGGTGAGGTGTACAGACTGTTCGTCACGGCATCTTGCACATATTCTTTCGGTTCGGTGCCCTGAATAAAATACTCGAACATTGCACTGCCATCTGTTTTCGTGGTTAACAGCCCGGTTTCCCGATCGATTCTGACCTGAACAATATGTTTCGGGATGACTTTCTCGTGTGGCGGGACATCATTCAATGCATGCGCCATGAAATCGATCCAGGCCGGTTCTGCGGTTTTGGCTCCGGATTCGCCACCGCTAATCGGTACGTCGTCGAGATTCGGGTTTTTGGTGGTTCGGCCCAGATCCCGGTTGTGGCTGTCAAAGCCGACCCAGGCACTGGCAACGATACCCGGTGCGAAGCCGTTATACCAGGCATCTTTCGAATCGTTGGTTGTTCCGGTTTTACCACCAATATCCCGGCGTTTGAGTTTTTGGGCACGCCATCCGGTACCGTTCCAGCCGGTTCCTTCCTGCCAGTTTCCGCCGCCCCAAATATTGCTATACATCATTTCCCGGACCAAAAATGCATTCTGTTCCGAGATGACGCGTGGTGCATATTGAACGTCCGCGGAATGTTCATTAAAGCGAGGTGAACGATGTTCATCACCGACTGGATTCTGATGAATATCGGCAGCACCGATACCTTGCTCATTCTCTCCCGATGGGGTGACACCGGACTGATCCTGTGATTCGTCAATGTCCTGATCAGGGCATTGATCATGACAGACGATTTTTGGTGTTGAGCGATAGACCAGTGTTCCGAACGGATCTTCGACATGATCAATGTAGTAGGCATCAACACTATAACCACCGTTGGCAAAGACAGAATATCCCTGAACCAGTTTCATCGGGCTCAGGCTACCGGCCCCCAGCGCAATGGTTTCTGAATGTGGCAGGTTGTCCAGATCGAAACCAAAACGGGTCAGATAGTGTCGAACACGTTCCAGTCCAACCGCTCTGAGTACGCGGATTGCCATGACGTTTTTCGACTGTGCTAAGCCAATCCGTAACCGGGTTGGTCCCCGGTAAGTCGGAGGCGAATTTTTAGGACGCCATGCTGTCCCCTGACTCTGATCCCATTTATTGATTGGTGCATCATTGACCAGCGTTGCCAGCGTCAAACCATCATCAATGGCTGAGGAATAGATGAAAGGTTTAATGCCCGACCCCACCTGACGGATCGATTGTGTCACGCGGTTAAATTTACTGTGGATGAAATTAAAACCACCGACCAGCGCAAGCACGGCACCATCTTCAGGATTCATGGCAACAAAAGCCGTGTTGGCATTGGGCACCTGACTGAGGTGCCAGATCGGTTGGTTTTCAGCCTGAGTCTCATCACGTTGTCGCACCCAGATTTGTTCACCGGCTGTCATGATTTCGTGGGCGTTTGTTGGCGCGTCTCCTTGCCGGTCATCCGTAATAAAGCGTCGGGCCCATTTCATCCCATCCCAGGGAATAGTTTGTGTGCCATGATTTTTGACCCAAACCGTCGCCGATTGTTGGGCAACATCGGTCACAATGGCAGGATACATATCATCATAGATCGGTTGTTCGGTGAGATACTCTTCCATCTGTTCTTGGGTAAACGCCGGTTGACCGGTTTTCCATAACACTTTTTCTGCACCGCGATAACCATGACGTTGATCGTAGGCAATCAAGTTATTAATGGCTGATCTGTGGGCGGCATTTTGCAGATCAGACTGGATGGTGGTGGTCACTCTCATGCCTGACGTATAGGCGTCTTCACCATAATGTTCTACCATCCAGGCGCGTGCAAGTTCAGCCACATAAGGCGCATTGACTTCAATTTCAGCCACGTGATATCGCGCGACTAATGGCTCCGCTTTGGCTGATTCATATTGCGCTTGCGTAATATAGTGCTCGTCCAGCATCCGCATCAGAACGACATTACGGCGGTGGGTTGCCCGGGACAGTGAGTAGATTGGATTCATGGTCGAGGGAGCTTTCGGCAACCCGGCAATCATGGCCATTTCACCAAGCGTGAGGTCTTTGACATTTTTGCCGAAATAGACTTGTGCTGCCGCTCCAACCCCGTAAGAACGATAGCCCAGATAGATTTTGTTCAGATACAGTTCGAGGATTTCGTCTTTTGTCAGCAACTGTTCAATATGCACGGCGATAAAAATTTCTTTTATCTTGCGCATGATTTTCTTCTCATTGCTCAGGAAGAAATTACGGGCGAGCTGCTGAGTAATGGTACTCGCACCTTGAGATGCGCTACCGGATGATATGACGGCAAATGCTGCGCGGGTAATCCCGATGGGGTCAAATCCATAATGCTCATAAAAACGATTATCTTCCGTGGCCAGAAATGCGTGGATCAAATCCGGTGGAATGTCACTCAGTTTAAGTGGGATTCGGCGCTTTTCTCCAAACTGGGCAATCAGTTTCCCATCTTTACTGAAAACCTGCATCGGCGTTTGAAGCTGAACATCTTTTAAGGTGGCGACGTCAGGTAATTCCGGTTTTACATAGTAGTAAAACCCAAAAATTGTACTCACCCCTAAAACCATGCAAATCAATGAAAATAAAAATAATCGCTTTATGAACTTCACCGGATAATCCCTGTTTGGTCGGATTGAACGCATGTCATCCGATCTAATTTTCGCTATTTTCTCTAAGAAACTGATCGCTTAACGTTTCATTTCAAGATAGACCTGTTGGAACGAGTCTACACGACTAAAAATATTGGTTGTTAAAAATATAATGCGGCGCCCGCCGTTTCATCTTTTTATCATCCCGTTATTTTGGGGTTGGTGCTATCTCAGAATGAACGCTTATTGTACTACCAATCAGCGATTTGAACAGTGCTGAACGACTGGAGTCTGTATGAGAAAACGTATCGTAACGGGAATTGATATCCGCCGTCATCGTATTACGACTGTTACTTTAAAGCGCCAACATAACATCGTGTCATTACTTGATTGTGAAACGTTGTCCGTTACCAAGGACATTCTCTCTGAGAATGAGGTCATTGATTATCAGAGTATTGTCAATAAACTTGCCAAAATAAGAAAGAGATTACCTTTTTGGCAACATCGTGTTGCGATTGCGATGCCTGACTTGGCGGTGATGACCAGAACGCTGTCACTCCCGAACCGTGATTATGATAAAAGTCTCGAGCCGTGGTTCATCGCACAGGCCTTTGCTGAAAAAACCGGTCTCTCTCGTCAATCCGTCTATTTAGATTATGTTCCGCTTCAAACTGACTATCAGGTTTATGCCGCGAAAAAAGAGGTGGTAGAAAGCCGTCTGCAAGCGCTGTGTCTGGCGGGATTCAGACCGGTATTGATCGATACGGAGAAACAGGCTTTTCTGCAATTTTTGCTGCATTTGATGTGCTGTACCCAACGTCAGGGATGGCTCATGATTGATATCAGTGATGATACTGTCGCGCTGGGATTTATCACCGACGAACTGAGTTTCTATCGTCAGTTTCCTTTTTCCGCACAGGCGTTCGAGGCGGCGGTTCTTCTGGTTGTACAAGAGGTTCAGTTGTTTCGTTCATTACATCCTGCCGCACTCCTGAACGGGATGTGGATCAATGGTTCCCCCGATATTTATCAGGCTCTGTCACCGGTGTTGCATGAGCAATTTCGTGGGCCGGTAGAACATCTGATGGTTGCCTCTGCTTTCGAAACATCAGCGCTTGTCCCTACCCATCTGTGGTCTTATCTTCCTTTGGCTGCCGGTAGCGCGTTACGCGGACTCATGGCGTTGGAGGCGGGCTATGCTGCATGAACTGAATTTAATGGATTGGCGGCAAAGCCAATTATACCGACGCCAACGATTTTTATATGGATTGTGGCTTTTTGGGGGTGGTCTGTGGCTGGCGATGCAAAGTCTTATCTATTTTGAATGGCATCAGCAGCAAACACGCTGGCAACAATCAGAGCAGCAGGTCAATTCACAACTGAGCGAGCAGCAAAAGCGCCTGCGTGAGTGGGAAGTGCGGCGGCAACATGCGCAGCAGAATCAAAGTAAGCTGGCGCTCGCTGAACAGTGGATCGCACACAGTCAATTACCGCGGCGGCTTATGTCCTTATTCGTCTCGGTTATTCCCGATGGTATCTATCTGGAAGACATCCGTTTGACGGAACAACAGGTTGTTCTTCGAGGATTCAGTCGTCATCCGACAGCGATGAATCGCTTGATTCATCAGCTGAGACAAGCCCCATTGATCCGACAGCTGGATATTCTGTCCATGACCGACGAAGCCCCGCAGTGGGGCAGCCAATTCAATACGTTCCAGCTGCGTTTATGGATGGTCGTAAACTCGGGGACCGATTCGACCTTAGCGATTGAGCCTGATGTGACACTGGAACCTGATGTCGTCATTGATGCGATGAGCAAACAGGAGCTCGCCAATGTTCACTGATTCTCTCCGGCGGTGGATGTTAAATACCTCGACACGGCAACAGGTAGGCGTGATAGCGGTGCTTTTTATAGTCCTCACGGGCGTCAGTTACCTGCTTTTCTGGCAAAGCCGGTATGAGACATTACTGCAATATCCAATTCAACTGAAAGCTCTGTCTCAGCAGCAGAAAGATAACCGCCGACAATTAGGTGACTTTCGTCGTCAGCAAGCAAGTTGGGAGGCAATTCAGCGCAAACTGGGTCAAACCTTAGCCCGGATGACGAAAGTGCATGACGCTTCAGCATGGGTCAAACAGATCGAGCTGGCCGCCGCAGAACAGCATATCCGCATTCGACACATCGTATGGAAAAAACCGCAACAACGCTATGGACATCATGCGGATGTCTTCGAGATCAGACTGAGTGGCCTGTTTCCGGATATCCTGAACTTCATGCAGGCAATCGAACACCAGTCTATTGGGGTTGTATTTCAACCGGTCCTCTGGAAGAGAGAGTCACCTCAGCAACGTCGTATTGAGGTTGTCGCAACTGGATATTTTTATCAACAGACAGCAGAACAGAGTAAAGGCCATTATATAAAAGGACATGATCAACATGAGTCAAAATAACGATCGGAGGGTGTTATCTGACATCTGCCTGATAGGGAGTATTTTATGGGGGATGTGCACGCAAGTATTGGCTCAACCGACGATTGATCCGTTTGACGTACCGGCAATGGCCCAAACCGGTACAGCGTCCGGAGACAGATCGGATGCATCACTACCGAGACTGGAAACCGTATTCATTCCCGTGCAATACGCGAAAACGGCAGACTTATTGTCCCTCATTGAAGGGGGAGAAAAAGCAGGACTGCTTTCTGAATCCGGACTGGTACGCGTTGATCCACGCACCAATTCACTGATTATTCGTGATACGCCACATCATTTGGCCGCGATCCGGCGCATGATTCAGGCGCTTGATGTACCGGTCAAACAGGTCAGAATTGAAGCGAGGATTGTCATTGTTAGTGAAGGGGCGCTTGATGAGCTTGGTGTGCGCTGGGGTGTCGGATTGGAACAAGGACATTTTGCTGTTGGGAGTCATATTCAACAGCCTCATGTGGCAGGGGGGAGTACAAGCGACGCATCACAAGTCACCGATTTTATGAACATTAATTTACCGAGTACATCCGGCAATGCTTCATCGATTGCTTTTCGATTAGCTAAGCTGGGATCCGGCACATTACTGGATTTGGAGTTATCGGCATTACAGACGGAGTCCCGTGCCGAAATTATTTCCAGCCCGAGTCTGTTAACCACAAATCATCAGTCAGCGTTTATTGAACAAGGCACCGAGATCCCATATCAGGAGTCGAGTTCCGATGATAAGACGACCATTGCCTTTAAAAAAGCAGTACTGAGTCTGGAAGTGACACCGAATATTACCCCGGATCATCATATGTTGTTGGATTTACGCGTGACACAGGATCGTCCCGGAGAGGTGGTTAAGACGGGTTCCGGGGAAGCAGTTGCCATCACGACACAAAGAATTGGCACTCAAGTGTTCGTTAATGATGGTGAAACGGTTGTTCTTGGTGGGATTTATCAGAACACCCAAATGCACCGGGTTGATAAAGTACCGGTGTTAGGAGAGTTACCATGGCTAGGCAAACTATTCCGGCGTAATTATCAAAAGACGGATAAGAACGAGTTACTTATTTTTGTTACACCCAAGGTTGTGATTCAATAAGTTAGTCCGCTTTTTGCTGTTCGTCTAAAAATAAGGTTGCATTCGGGCACTCAGATCTAGATAATTTCGGGTCTTATCACGAAATGTCTGTGAGGAATTGGTGCCACGAAGCTGATTCATTCCTTGTTATACCTTGAATTCACTTGTGGCGATGTCATTGAATTAATGTTGTTAATTACTGCTAAACATGGCTGAAAAACGTAATATTATCCTTGTTGGCCCTATGGGGGCTGGCAAAAGTACTATTGGTAGATATCTGGCACAGCAACTTCATATGGAATTTGTCGATTCTGACTCCGTTATTGAAGAACGGACGGGGGCAGATATTGCTTGGGTATTTGATGTTGAAGGAGAGGATGGTTTCCGGAAACGTGAAGAAACTGTCATCCATGATCTAACAGAACAACAGGGTATTGTTCTGGCAACAGGCGGTGGGTCTGTTAAAAGCAAAGAAAATCGCAATCGTCTTTCTGCCCGGGGCGTTGTCGTTTATCTGGAAACGACAATTGAGAAACAGTTAGCTCGTACCAGTCGTGATAAAAAGCGTCCGCTTCTGCAAACGGAACAGCCACGCGAAGTTTTAGAAGCTTTGGCTGAGGAACGTAATCCGCTTTATGAAGAAATTGCGGATATTACTGTGAAAACTGATGATCAAAGTGCAAAAGTGGTAGCCAATCAGATCGTAAAAATGTTAGAAGAACAATAGGTTTTTTTTATTTTTGCGGAGTGCAACCATGGCGCAGATTACGGTCAGTCTAGGTGAGCGTAGTTACCCCATTTCAATCGGAGCCGGATTATTTCAAAATCCGGCGCTTCTTTCTTTTCTTTCTCCTCAGCAAAAAGTGGTTATCGTCAGCAACGTCACGGTTGCCCCACTTTATGCTGACAAAATCACACAGTTATTAAACGAGATTGGCTGTCAGACCTATCTGCTGACACTTCCCGATGGCGAGCAATATAAGACTCTGAATACGTTTGATACCGTCATGACGTTTTTGCTTGAACACAATCTCGGGCGAGATATTGTCATTGTTGCGCTCGGTGGTGGAGTGATCGGTGATCTGGTTGGCTTTGCAGCGTCATGCTATCAACGTGGTGTGGATTTCATTCAAATCCCGACAACGCTATTGTCTCAGGTTGATTCTTCTGTCGGTGGTAAAACCGCGGTAAATCATCCGCTGGGCAAGAATATGATCGGCGCCTTTTACCAACCGCGTTCAGTGATTATCGATACCGATTGCCTGTCAACGCTGCCCGAACGGGAATTTGCTGCCGGCATGGCAGAAGTGATCAAATACGGCATTATTTATGATGCTGAGTTTTTCGACTGGCTTGAAAATAATCTTGATGCGCTGTATGCGCTGGAGCAGTCAGCACTGAGTTACGCCATTGCCCGTTGTTGCGAAATTAAAGCTGAAGTTGTGGCGCAGGATGAAAAAGAGGCTGGCATTCGGGCATTGCTGAACTTAGGTCATACCTTTGGTCATGCCATAGAAGCACATTTGGGCTATGGACAATGGCTGCATGGTGAAGCGGTTTCATCCGGAACGGTGATGGCTGCCAAGACGGCACAATTACATGGCTTAATTTCTGAAGCGCAGTTCTCACGAATTGTTGCGCTCCTCAAGTCAGCGAAGCTGCCGGTTCACACGCCGGAAGGTATGTCTTTCTCTGATTTTATGACGCATATGATGCGGGATAAAAAGGTACTGGCCGGTACATTACGGCTTGTTCTCCCAACCGGAATCGGTACGGCAAAAGTGTTGAAGGATATTCCGGAATCAACCATTGAGCAGGCGATCGATTTCTGTCGTACAGTATAATTCAAGTCTTTCATGCTTCTGAGTAGGATGAGTTCATGAGTGCAGCACACGGGCGAGTGTTGGAATTGCAGTCTCAGGTCGATTTGTTAGAGCGGCTGAGGTTGCTGACACATTTCGGTTCAAATCTGGTGACGGTCTCCGGTGAACCCGGAGCCGGTAAAACTTGGCTCGCACAACGTTATCTGGAAGCGTGGGCGGAGGACAAAAATCAGTCGCTCTTATTGTGTTATCCCAATCAGGATGATCGCCAGCATCGGATGACAATTCTGACGCAGATCGACTCTCACGCGCGGTTTAGTCCCGATGACGCATTGGTCGATAATTTGGCGGCTGTATTTGATGATGAGCCCTGTAATATTGTTATCGTGGTCGATAATGCGCAGCGTCTGTCTGAGAATCTGATTTCGGAACTATGGATGCTTGTCCTTGAGGCTCAGGATAAGCCGCAATGGTCGATCAATGTCATCCTCTTTGCTCTGCCCCGGGTATTGGACCCTCTGATTACTCGAATTGGGTATGGTCAGGAACATAAACCGGTTGATCTGGAGATCGAGCGACTTTCTCAAGATGACGCTGATCGTCTTTTCGAATATCTGGTGGTCCGTTTTATCGACGATAAAATGGAGAAGCGGGTTCGCCATGCGTATAGTAAGGTGAATAAAACACCGGGTGATATCATAGCATTAGGAGAGAAGAAGATGGAAAAGCGGATTGTGATTCGCTCAATAGTCGGGTCTCCGGTTAAGATCGCGGCACTGATACTGTTACTCGCAGTGATCCTCGGTGGGGGATATTGGTGGATGTTATCTGAAGAGCAGACGCCTGAGCGAGTGCTGGACGATATGGTTGCCAATGATACCGCGACGAAAGAACAGACCGTGATTCCTGCCTTAACCGGCAACCCTAAAGAGAATCAAACAGCGGATACATCCGCTTCGTCCGGAGAGGCGACGACCGAGCCGTTACCGAATGGTGTGAAGGACGATTCCAATGCGCTTCCTCCGGCGGTGACTTCTGATTCTGATCGGGTTGGTGAGGATGATCAGGGACAACGGGTTGTGATTTCTTCTGAAGTGGTTGATGCCTTGATGGATGGCAAAGCGGAATCAGTCAATACCAAACAACTTGCGGATGTGGCGCGTCAGGTTGCGCCGACCCCGGATGACGATGTATCTGCTGCGACGACTGAACCTCAGCAAACAGCGTCGGCTGAGCAGAGCGCCTCATCTTCAACACCTGCTCAATCTAACACTAACCAATCTTTACCCGGTTACTCATTTTCTTATACCACGACTGAATTAAAGGCGATGTCTGATCGCAGCTATACCTTGCAGCTTGCTGCATTCAATTCGCTCCGGGAAGTTGAAGATTTTATCCAACGTCATCGCTTACAGAATCAGGTTTATATTTATCCGACCATCCGGGATCAGGTGAACTGGTATATTGTGACGTACCAAAACTACCCTACGATCCAGATGGCCCGGGATGCCGTAGCAACACTGCCACGTCCGATTCAGTCGCTGGGCCCTTGGGCAAAATCTCTCAGACAGGTACATCGAGAGATTGAACGGGTGAAATAGTACGGGTTCACTTGGGGATAAAGTGAAAATATGTTAGATTTCGCAGCCTTGTTGATTGTGGTGGATAGATAGAGCAGTAGATGAAGAAGAATCGCGCCTTTCTGAAGTGGGCTGGCGGAAAATATGGATTGGTTGATGATATCCGACGCCATTTACCGGCCGCTCAAACTTTAGTTGAGCCCTTTGTCGGTGCTGGTTCTATTTTTCTCAATACCGATTACGAGCATTATGTTCTGGCTGATATCAATCCGGACCTGATCAATCTCTATAACCTGCTGAAAGAGCGGCCCGAGTTTTATATTGCGGAAGCCAAACGATGGTTTATTGCAGAAAACAATCGCAAAGAAGTCTATCTCTCCGTGCGTCAGCAGTTTAATCAAACCGATGAAGTGCTTTATCGCTCGTTGGCATTTTTGTATATGAACCGTTTTGGCTTTAACGGATTATGCCGGTATAACAAAAAAGGGGGATTTAATGTTCCCTTTGGTTCTTATAAAAAACCTTACTTCCCTGAAGCCGAACTTGAATTCTTTGCTGAGAAAGCAAAGAAAGCCACGTTTATCTGTACCAATTATCGGGACAGTTTTGCACAAGCCGATCATGTCAGTGTGATTTATTGCGATCCACCGTATGCGCCGTTGTCGCACACTGCAAATTTTACCTCTTATGCCGGTGGTGGATTTTCGCTCGATGATCAGGCCGCGCTGGCTGATATTGCTGAGACAACCGCGAATGAGCGAGGCATATCGGTCCTCATCTCTAATCATGATACGATTCTGACCCGGCGGTTGTACCACGGTGCAAAACTCAATGTCGTCAAGGTGAAACGAACCATCAGCCGTAATGGTGCAGGGCGCAATAAAGTAGATGAATTGCTTGCTTTATTTGAAGGTTATTCTGCGCCGCAAGCCGCGAAATAGCCAAGCTTTACTTCATTGTGGTTACGTGAACGATGCCACGACATGCGGCAAAAATGATATCAAAGCGTAACACACGCTAGGATCCGGGCAATGGCTTCTGTAGAATGATCCATCTTGGCAACTATTCCCGATCTTCATGCTCACAGAGGCCTGCTTTATGAAAGACTTTTTGATTGCCCCTTCCATCCTTTCCGCTGATTTAGCGCGTTTAGGCGAGGATGTTGTTGATGTCCTGAACGCTGGCGCGGATGTCATTCATTTTGATGTCATGGATAACCATTATGTGCCGAATCTGACCTTTGGCGCTCCGGTTTGCAAAGCATTACGTGATTATGGTGTGACCGCACCGATTGATGTTCATTTGATGGTAAAACCGGTTGACCGTCTCATTCCGGATTTTGCCAAAGCCGGTGCATCCATGATTACTTTTCATGTCGAAGCATCTGAGCATGTGGATCGTACGTTGCAAGTGATTAAAGATCATGGCTGTCAGGCTGGTGTTGTACTCAATCCTGCGACTCCGCTGACTCATCTGGATTATCTGATGGATAAAGTGGATCTGATCCTGCTCATGTCTGTGAACCCGGGATTTGGCGGCCAGTCTTTCATTCCGCATACCCTGGATAAACTCAGCGCTGTACGTGAGCGCATCAATGCTTCTGGTCGCCAGATTCGTTTAGAAATCGATGGTGGCGTCAAAATTGATAACATCCGTGAAATTGCTGAAGCCGGTGCCGATATGTTTGTGGCAGGTTCCGCGATCTTTGGTCAGCCTGATTACCAGCAAGTGATTAATGCTATGCGGGCTGAACTGGCACAGGTTCAGCGGTAAACAGTGGTTTGAATCGGAAGGATTCAGTCTCGGTGTGTTGATCATGGCCCACCGTCATAAAATGAAATAGAGAGTTGATGTCATGTCTTTTGAACCGATTCAATTGATTGTTTTTGATTTGGACGGCACGTTGTTAGACAGTGTTCCCGATCTTGCTGTGGCTGCTGATCAGGCCGTTCGCGCTTTGGGTTATCCGGGCGTCTCTGAAGCACAGGTTCGTGACTATGTTGGTAATGGTGCCGATGTGTTAATTGGCCGGGCTTTGAGCCAGAGTTTGACCGTTGACCCGTCGTTGAGTCCTGAGCTGATGCAAGATGCCAGACAACGCTTTGATGAATGTTATGCTGCCACGGGGCATCGCCTCAGCCATTTGTATCCGGGTGTCAAAGAAACACTGGCGCAGTTACACCAAGCCGGGTTTATTCTGGCTATCGCGACGAACAAGCCATCCCGGTTCGTGCCCGATATTCTGCAACAACATGGCATCTCCCACTATTTTAAAGAAGTGATTGGCGGTGACCGTTTTGAGAAAAAGAAACCGGATCCGATGGCGCTTGAGTGGCTACTGACCACCTATAACTGCCAGCCCCGGCAGATGCTGATGGTCGGTGATTCAAAGAATGATATTCTGGCCGCACAGCGTGCCGGATGCCGTTCATTTGGTCTGACATACGGTTACAATCATGGTGAACCGATTGCCGATTCAAACCCCGATTATGTTGCGGATCAAATCAGTCAGTTACTTGATATTGTTCTTGTCTCCGCATGAATACGATAAATATCTAGAAAAATACTTCTTGATGAGTACACTGAGTAAACCGTGTGACTGTTTGCAGAACAATCACACGGTTTCTCTCTAATTTTGATGAAGTCAAAGGAATCTTTTCATGAGCAACTCCCTCGTCTCGGACAAACCGATCGTCTTTAGTGGTGTTCAACCCTCCGGTGAACTCAGTATTGGTAACTACTTGGGTGCGCTTCGTCAATGGCATCAGATGCAAGATGAATACAACTGTCAGTATTGTATTGTGGATCTTCATGCGATCACCGTGCGTCAGGATCCGAAAGCGTTACAGGAAGCAACCCGCGATGCATTGGCGATCTGTCTTGCGGTGGGCATTGACCCGCATAAGAGCACTTTATTTGTTCAGTCTCATGTCCCTGCTCATGCCCAGCTTGGCTGGCTTCTCAATTGTTACACCCAGATGGGAGAGCTGAGTCGGATGACTCAGTTCAAGGATAAATCTGCACGTTATGCGAATGATGTGAATGTCGGACTGTTTGATTATCCGGTCTTGATGGCTGCCGATATTCTCTTATATGGCACCCATCAGGTTCCTGTCGGGAATGATCAGAAACAGCACCTTGAGCTGGCTCGCGATATTGCCATTCGCTTTAATAATATTTACAGTCCTGAGCAACCGATTTTCACTGTTCCTGAACCTTACATTCCGAAAGTGAATGCCCGGGTGATGAGTCTTCAGGATGCGACCAAGAAGATGTCCAAGTCGGATGATAATCGTAAGAATGTCATCACGTTGCTTGAAGATCCAAAATCGATTCTTAAAAAGATCAATAAAGCGCAAACGGATACCGAAACACCACCACGGATTTGTCATGATGTTGAAAACAAAGCCGGGATCTCCAACCTAATGGGGCTGTACTCGGCAGCAACCGGGATGAGTTTTGCTGAAATTGAAGCAAAATATGCGGGAGTGGAAA
Protein-coding sequences here:
- the aroB gene encoding 3-dehydroquinate synthase, with product MAQITVSLGERSYPISIGAGLFQNPALLSFLSPQQKVVIVSNVTVAPLYADKITQLLNEIGCQTYLLTLPDGEQYKTLNTFDTVMTFLLEHNLGRDIVIVALGGGVIGDLVGFAASCYQRGVDFIQIPTTLLSQVDSSVGGKTAVNHPLGKNMIGAFYQPRSVIIDTDCLSTLPEREFAAGMAEVIKYGIIYDAEFFDWLENNLDALYALEQSALSYAIARCCEIKAEVVAQDEKEAGIRALLNLGHTFGHAIEAHLGYGQWLHGEAVSSGTVMAAKTAQLHGLISEAQFSRIVALLKSAKLPVHTPEGMSFSDFMTHMMRDKKVLAGTLRLVLPTGIGTAKVLKDIPESTIEQAIDFCRTV
- the pilM gene encoding pilus assembly protein PilM, which produces MRKRIVTGIDIRRHRITTVTLKRQHNIVSLLDCETLSVTKDILSENEVIDYQSIVNKLAKIRKRLPFWQHRVAIAMPDLAVMTRTLSLPNRDYDKSLEPWFIAQAFAEKTGLSRQSVYLDYVPLQTDYQVYAAKKEVVESRLQALCLAGFRPVLIDTEKQAFLQFLLHLMCCTQRQGWLMIDISDDTVALGFITDELSFYRQFPFSAQAFEAAVLLVVQEVQLFRSLHPAALLNGMWINGSPDIYQALSPVLHEQFRGPVEHLMVASAFETSALVPTHLWSYLPLAAGSALRGLMALEAGYAA
- the aroK gene encoding shikimate kinase AroK, translating into MAEKRNIILVGPMGAGKSTIGRYLAQQLHMEFVDSDSVIEERTGADIAWVFDVEGEDGFRKREETVIHDLTEQQGIVLATGGGSVKSKENRNRLSARGVVVYLETTIEKQLARTSRDKKRPLLQTEQPREVLEALAEERNPLYEEIADITVKTDDQSAKVVANQIVKMLEEQ
- a CDS encoding penicillin-binding protein 1A — encoded protein: MKFIKRLFLFSLICMVLGVSTIFGFYYYVKPELPDVATLKDVQLQTPMQVFSKDGKLIAQFGEKRRIPLKLSDIPPDLIHAFLATEDNRFYEHYGFDPIGITRAAFAVISSGSASQGASTITQQLARNFFLSNEKKIMRKIKEIFIAVHIEQLLTKDEILELYLNKIYLGYRSYGVGAAAQVYFGKNVKDLTLGEMAMIAGLPKAPSTMNPIYSLSRATHRRNVVLMRMLDEHYITQAQYESAKAEPLVARYHVAEIEVNAPYVAELARAWMVEHYGEDAYTSGMRVTTTIQSDLQNAAHRSAINNLIAYDQRHGYRGAEKVLWKTGQPAFTQEQMEEYLTEQPIYDDMYPAIVTDVAQQSATVWVKNHGTQTIPWDGMKWARRFITDDRQGDAPTNAHEIMTAGEQIWVRQRDETQAENQPIWHLSQVPNANTAFVAMNPEDGAVLALVGGFNFIHSKFNRVTQSIRQVGSGIKPFIYSSAIDDGLTLATLVNDAPINKWDQSQGTAWRPKNSPPTYRGPTRLRIGLAQSKNVMAIRVLRAVGLERVRHYLTRFGFDLDNLPHSETIALGAGSLSPMKLVQGYSVFANGGYSVDAYYIDHVEDPFGTLVYRSTPKIVCHDQCPDQDIDESQDQSGVTPSGENEQGIGAADIHQNPVGDEHRSPRFNEHSADVQYAPRVISEQNAFLVREMMYSNIWGGGNWQEGTGWNGTGWRAQKLKRRDIGGKTGTTNDSKDAWYNGFAPGIVASAWVGFDSHNRDLGRTTKNPNLDDVPISGGESGAKTAEPAWIDFMAHALNDVPPHEKVIPKHIVQVRIDRETGLLTTKTDGSAMFEYFIQGTEPKEYVQDAVTNSLYTSPNGGEELF
- the pilO gene encoding type 4a pilus biogenesis protein PilO; its protein translation is MFTDSLRRWMLNTSTRQQVGVIAVLFIVLTGVSYLLFWQSRYETLLQYPIQLKALSQQQKDNRRQLGDFRRQQASWEAIQRKLGQTLARMTKVHDASAWVKQIELAAAEQHIRIRHIVWKKPQQRYGHHADVFEIRLSGLFPDILNFMQAIEHQSIGVVFQPVLWKRESPQQRRIEVVATGYFYQQTAEQSKGHYIKGHDQHESK
- a CDS encoding PilN domain-containing protein — its product is MLHELNLMDWRQSQLYRRQRFLYGLWLFGGGLWLAMQSLIYFEWHQQQTRWQQSEQQVNSQLSEQQKRLREWEVRRQHAQQNQSKLALAEQWIAHSQLPRRLMSLFVSVIPDGIYLEDIRLTEQQVVLRGFSRHPTAMNRLIHQLRQAPLIRQLDILSMTDEAPQWGSQFNTFQLRLWMVVNSGTDSTLAIEPDVTLEPDVVIDAMSKQELANVH